One genomic region from Macrobrachium rosenbergii isolate ZJJX-2024 chromosome 1, ASM4041242v1, whole genome shotgun sequence encodes:
- the LOC136849763 gene encoding protein phosphatase 1 regulatory subunit 14C isoform X2 — protein sequence MLSRIKKRGKSQKRPEGQFQCDQTTDSTESSSSASSPTGATGSVQNGSVDSCGGVAATPPAAAPPVGSNGSGSDPKERLSADAASEKSGMEVGVASYTSGRPVGGSPDRARGPPRANLHVEFAQLGEVKERKEKYLTAKYGAHQMSLIRKRLGVEMWMFDQLQSLYPTPEGKHEEKELDLDELLDIEGELKRKKFLWDSLADCKQSKDKIEKFIDELLERATTL from the exons ATGCTCTCCCGcatcaagaagagaggaaaatcgCAAAAGCGACCGGAAGGTCAATTTCAGTGCGATCAAACCACAGACTCAACGGAGTCCTCGTCATCGGCCTCTTCCCCGACCGGTGCTACAGGCAGCGTCCAGAATGGCAGCGTCGATAGCTGCGGTGGTGTCGCCGCAACTCCTCCTGCTGCTGCGCCTCCCGTAGGATCTAATGGCAGCGGATCCGACCCGAAGGAAAGATTGAGCGCCGACGCCGCCTCCGAGAAG AGCGGGATGGAGGTAGGCGTGGCCTCGTACACTTCGGGTCGCCCAGTGGGGGGATCCCCCGACCGGGCACGGGGCCCCCCCAGGGCGAATTTGCACGTGGAGTTCGCGCAGTTGGGAGAGGTGAAGGAACGCAAAGAGAAATACCTCACGGCCAAGTATGGCGCTCATCAAATGTCCCTCATCAGGAAACGACTCGGGGTGGAGATGTGGATGTTCGACCAACTACAGTCTCTTTATCCAACGCCG GAAGGGAAACACGAAGAAAAGGAATTGGATCTTGACGAACTACTCGACATAGAGGGCGAATTAAAACGCAAAAAATTTTTATGGGACAGTTTGGCTGATTGCAAACAATCAAAGGATAAAATTGAG
- the LOC136849763 gene encoding protein phosphatase 1 regulatory subunit 14C isoform X1 has translation MLSRIKKRGKSQKRPEGQFQCDQTTDSTESSSSASSPTGATGSVQNGSVDSCGGVAATPPAAAPPVGSNGSGSDPKERLSADAASEKVSTAVESGMEVGVASYTSGRPVGGSPDRARGPPRANLHVEFAQLGEVKERKEKYLTAKYGAHQMSLIRKRLGVEMWMFDQLQSLYPTPEGKHEEKELDLDELLDIEGELKRKKFLWDSLADCKQSKDKIEKFIDELLERATTL, from the exons ATGCTCTCCCGcatcaagaagagaggaaaatcgCAAAAGCGACCGGAAGGTCAATTTCAGTGCGATCAAACCACAGACTCAACGGAGTCCTCGTCATCGGCCTCTTCCCCGACCGGTGCTACAGGCAGCGTCCAGAATGGCAGCGTCGATAGCTGCGGTGGTGTCGCCGCAACTCCTCCTGCTGCTGCGCCTCCCGTAGGATCTAATGGCAGCGGATCCGACCCGAAGGAAAGATTGAGCGCCGACGCCGCCTCCGAGAAGGTGAGCACCGCCGTTGAA AGCGGGATGGAGGTAGGCGTGGCCTCGTACACTTCGGGTCGCCCAGTGGGGGGATCCCCCGACCGGGCACGGGGCCCCCCCAGGGCGAATTTGCACGTGGAGTTCGCGCAGTTGGGAGAGGTGAAGGAACGCAAAGAGAAATACCTCACGGCCAAGTATGGCGCTCATCAAATGTCCCTCATCAGGAAACGACTCGGGGTGGAGATGTGGATGTTCGACCAACTACAGTCTCTTTATCCAACGCCG GAAGGGAAACACGAAGAAAAGGAATTGGATCTTGACGAACTACTCGACATAGAGGGCGAATTAAAACGCAAAAAATTTTTATGGGACAGTTTGGCTGATTGCAAACAATCAAAGGATAAAATTGAG